GACGTCTGCGCGCTCACCAATGGCGGAGGCTATGCCGAGTACTGCGTCGTGCCTGCCGGGCAAGTGCTGCCGATCCCCAGGGGCGTTTCCACGCAGCAGGCGGCAGCCATTCCAGAAACGTTTTTCACCGTATGGGCCAACCTGTTTCAACTGGGGCGCGCTCGCCATGGGGAGGTGACGCTCATACATGGAGGCACCAGCGGTATCGGCACCACCGCGCTGATGCTTTGCCGAGAGTTCGGCATACGTGCGTTCGCCACCGCGGGTGGCCAGGAGAAATGCGACGCGATTCGCGAACTGGGCGGCGAGCCGATCAACTACCGGCAAGAGTCGTTTGCGGAGGTGGTGCTGGCGCGTACCGAAGGGCGTGGCGCCGATGTCATCCTCGACATCATGGGCGCGCCATATTTCTCGGACAACCTCACCACACTGGCGCGGGACGGTCGCTTGCTGCTGATCGGCTTCCTGGGCGGCGGCATGGCCGAGCACGTCAACCTTCACGCGATTATGGCCAAGCGCGCCGTTGTCACTGGGTCGGCCATGCGTCCTCGGTCGTCCCAGGAGAAGGCCAGCATCGCGGCATCACTCAGGGAGCATGTGTGGCCGGTACTGGCAGAAGGGCGCTGCCTGCCACTGATTAACGCCACTTATCCGCTGCTACGCGCCGCCGATGCTCATCGGCACATGGAGAGCAGCCAGCACATTGGCAAGATCGTGCTTACCCTCTAGCGAGACACCACCCCTTCGCTCAGTAAACCGCGTCCGGCTGCCGATCCGAAGGAAACGGCGTATGCCCATGCATGGTTTCCAGCCATTCGTCCATCTGGCGGCGGGCTTCGCGAATTTGCATTTCCCCGGTCGGATGCCGGCGCAACTGCGCGCGCAGCACTTCGACTTCCTGCTGCAGCAGCGCATTCTGCTCGATCAGCTCGTCGCAGGCGCGACTCAGCAGGTCGTTATCGCGATCCCATTCCATGAAGGCACCGCCTTGTCCCGGGAGGGAAAACTACGTTGCCCGCCACGCCGTTAACGCGTCGTGACACTTTGGCTAAGACTTTCGCGTCGCCATGAGTCGGCACCCCGGCCGGTACAGAACAAGCCCGCCCTGGGCGCTTTCCGGGCCCACCCCATGGGCATGAATGCCATCACATGGGACCACCTACCGGCCCGATTCGATGCCCCTCAACCTCGCCGCTCAGTGGCACACCAGTACGGGTATGTCACAGCTCAGCATGACCTTGTGCGGCACGCTGCCCAGGAGCATGCGCTCCACGCCGTCATGGCCGCGCGACCGCATCACGATGAGATCGCAATGGTGTTTCGCCGCTGCCGCCACAATGGCCACGTACGGGCGAAGGTCACAGGCGATCTCGGTTTCGCATCGCACATGGGCCGCGTCGGCGCGTTTGACCACTTCATCAAGGAACGCTTGCGCCCGCACCTTGGCAGCGTCGGAATAACAGGGCTTGTGCTGCAACAACTCCGACATGAAGGACACCGTGGAAAGTGGCGGCAGCACATGAACGCCAAAAACCGTGGCGCCCAGCGCCGCGGCTAACTGAATGCCGGTGTCGACCGCCTTCAGTGCGGATTCGGAACCATCGACCGGCAGAAGGATGTTCTTGAACATGACCTGGCCTCCCGTGATTTCCCGGCTCCAAGTTTAGTCCCGCGGCGTTTGCGTGACGTGCACGCCTGCCATGCGGCGGATTGCCGCCAAGCCGCCGTTCCACCGGGCCACGCCCTAAGCTGGTAAGCGCACGCTCCGTGACGGGCGCTGCACGGCAGCGGCGTCACGCTGGCTTTCGGCGTCCATGAACGCCCTCTTTCGCCGCGTCTGCGGCTACCAGCGAGGAACCCATGTTCAAACACATCCTCATCCCCATCGATGGCTCCGACGTCTCCCTGCGCGCCGCGAAAACCGGCATCGAGCAGGCCGTACTAACCAAGGGGAAAGTCACCGCGATCCACGTGATCTCGCCGTTCCAGACCATCGCCTATATGGGCGCCATCCTGGCTGCCACCGAGTTTGCCTACGACGAAGAAGCCAAGGCCAACGGCCAGCGTTATCTCGAGCAGGTGAAGGGGCTGGCAGAAGCGGCTGGCGTGCCATTCGAGGGCGTCGCCGAATTCGGCGACCAGCCTTACGAAACGATCGTGCAAGCCTGCAAGGACAAACAGGCCGACCTTATCGTGATGGGCTCGAACGGCTGGCGCGGCATGACACGCCTGCTATTGGGCAGCGAAACGCACAAGGTGCTGCTGCGCGCCAACGTGCCCGTGCTCGTCTGCCACTGACCGAGCTTCGCGCCGCATCCTGCATGCGATCGGTGCCG
This genomic window from Dyella terrae contains:
- a CDS encoding universal stress protein; amino-acid sequence: MFKHILIPIDGSDVSLRAAKTGIEQAVLTKGKVTAIHVISPFQTIAYMGAILAATEFAYDEEAKANGQRYLEQVKGLAEAAGVPFEGVAEFGDQPYETIVQACKDKQADLIVMGSNGWRGMTRLLLGSETHKVLLRANVPVLVCH
- a CDS encoding universal stress protein — encoded protein: MFKNILLPVDGSESALKAVDTGIQLAAALGATVFGVHVLPPLSTVSFMSELLQHKPCYSDAAKVRAQAFLDEVVKRADAAHVRCETEIACDLRPYVAIVAAAAKHHCDLIVMRSRGHDGVERMLLGSVPHKVMLSCDIPVLVCH
- a CDS encoding NAD(P)H-quinone oxidoreductase: MHPSLPATMTEIHISTPGAPDVLQPIQVPVPAPKPGEVLIHVRAAGVNRPDVLQREGNYPIPPGANPIPGLEVAGTVAAVGDGVTAHAIGEDVCALTNGGGYAEYCVVPAGQVLPIPRGVSTQQAAAIPETFFTVWANLFQLGRARHGEVTLIHGGTSGIGTTALMLCREFGIRAFATAGGQEKCDAIRELGGEPINYRQESFAEVVLARTEGRGADVILDIMGAPYFSDNLTTLARDGRLLLIGFLGGGMAEHVNLHAIMAKRAVVTGSAMRPRSSQEKASIAASLREHVWPVLAEGRCLPLINATYPLLRAADAHRHMESSQHIGKIVLTL